ATCGATGCCTACATGAAAACCGCCACCGAGGTCGGCGGCGACTACTATGACTTTCATGTGGGCGCAGACGGCACGCTCACCGTCGTGATCGGCGACGCCACCGGCCACGGCCTCAATGCCGGCATGATGGTGACCGCCACCAAAAGCATTTTGACCACGCTCCGCCACGAGACCGACCTCGTCACCGTGTTCAAGCAACTGAATGCCGGGCTTAAGCGCGTGAATCTCCCCCGGCATTACATGGCGCTGCAGATTCTGCGCTGCACGAATTCTCACTTCGAAGTCTGTTCCGCGGGCATGCCGCCGGTGTTGCACTACCGTGCGGCGACCGGCGAGATAGAAGAAATCTCGCTCAAAGCCATGCCGTTGGGCGGCAGCTATGAGTTTCCCTATCAACAGCGAACCGTGCCGCTCGCACCCGGCGATACCATTCTACTCATGAGTGACGGCTTTCCGGAGCTGTTCAATCCCGCCGGCGAGCTGTTTGAATATGAACGCGTGAAAGCAACGTTCGCCGGGGTGGCAACGCTCGCACCGCCGCAGATCATCGAACACTTTGTACGCACCGGTGAGCAGTGGGCCGGACGCAGCCAGCAGCACGATGATGTGACTTTCATCGCGCTCAAGGCCCGGGGGTAGCCCTTTGCAGCACGCACTGCGTTGCGACCGACTGCAGAAATATCAGCGCTCTGCCGGAATTTCGGCAATCGGGCGAAGACACAGGTCGAGTGCCGGCACGAGCGCCCTGCCGGCAAGTCTCTCGCGGAAATGAATTTGCCGCAGTACTCCCGTCACGTTAGGAGGTTGGCCCGCCTTTGGCACCCGCCGGCAGCGAACCTTAACCGGGACGGGAATATGTTTCGCATCAACCGAACTTTTGAAAACGATCTCACTCTACTGGTCAAATTGGTCGGTGAGATCGGCGCTCAAGACCTGCAGCATTGGGACGATTCACTGCAGTCGATTCTGCAGCATGAGCAACGGCAAGTCATATTCGATTTCTGTGACGTCACGCGCATGAGCACGGCCGCGGTCGAGAAGCTGCAGGAGGCAATCACCAGCCGGGTATTTCTGCTCAACGGCTCGGTGGCGCTGCAGAACATCATGCGCGCCTCCGGACATTCGGCACAGATCTTGGATTGAGGCGCAGCAATCACCGCTTTGACTGCAGGACATGGGTGAGGGCAATTCCCTCGCCGACCCAAGTGAGCTTTTTGAGAAACAGGATTCGGCCATGACTCGCATTTGCCCGCATTGCTACAAGCATTTCGAAACGGCCGGACCGTTTTGTTCGGCGCGCTGCCGGCGCGCCGTACGGCGGCACCGGCAATCGGTGATTTGGAGTTCGCTGCTGGCAGCGCTGGTGTTGGGAATGGCACTGCGCTCTGCGCCGCGGCACGAGTATCGGCCGCAACCGAACCATCGCGTCTCGCTGCAGGAGATCAAATCACTGGCGGTGAATGAAGGCTGCCCGATTTGCGCCGGCAAAGGCCGGCTCGATTGCGGCGCCTGCCTCCAGGGCAGGATCTTCTACCTGGGCACGACAGCGGCGTGCCCGCGCTGCCAGGGCCGGGGCTGGGTCGCGTGCCAGATCTGCAGCGGAACGGGCGAGCTGGCCGAAGCACTTTCTGCTTTTGCGCCGGCCGGGGAAAACGTGGTCACGGATTTTCCAGTTCAGAGAAGATGAATAGCAAGTGGCAAATCGTCACGATGCAAAGACCAGTCACCCCTTGTTCAAAGAGAGGAACGCAAGATGTCTGAACGCAAAACATCACAAACGTGGCTGCCGATGTCGCGGCGCAAGATGCTCGGCGGGTTGCTCGTCGGCGCCGGAACGCTACTGACCGGTATCAAGCAGAATGCCTACGGCCGGCGTTTGAAGGAGAAAGGCAAGATTTTGCTTTCGGGCATGCCGGCCGTTCCGAAAGGCCTGGAAGTCGCGGTGACCATGCCGCTCATTGAAGCGCTGCACGGCCGCCGCGCGCGCCGCTTCGCGTTGGGCGCGGAGATTCCGGACGGCCCGCTGAAGTTCAAATCTCGGCACGCGCCCATGCCGCTCGGCGAGTTGGAGCAGATGATGGTGCTCACCGCCGCCGCCGGAAACACCGGCTGGTTTTATCTGCATCCGTTCAATCCGAACTATGTGCCGAACCTTCCCAACTACGCCAGCGCCGCGGGCGGCCGCACGTTTCCTTCGGCTGCCGGTTTTCACACGAGCGAAATCTTCTTCACCGACGATAACGGCACCTATTTTTTGCCGACGCGCGACGCCGACAATTTGATCAAGACGGATGAAAGCGGGGCCACCGATCTCAACGCCTACTTGCAGGCGCACCGGTCGCGCATAAAAAAGTTGTCGGACAAGCGCATGGCCATTCCGCCGAAGCCGGCGCACATCGAAATGCACAATCCCTGGTGCGTGAATGTGCCGGGCAGCACGCTCATCATTCCGGTGGCGGATCTGGCGCAGCATCATATTGCCGTGCTGTGCTATCTCGTGCAAAACGGCGCGTGCCTCTTCGACGACATCAACAAAAATCCGATTCCGGGCATCGAGAAGTTCGGCTCATTGGTCGATGTGAAGAATCCGTATCCGCTCACGTATGTCGAACAGTTGTCGCTCGCGGAAGTGACGGCGGAGCTTTCGACTGCATGTTATGCCGGCGCGTTGATGCTGCAGGCCATGGGCCTGGGCGGCTGGATGTTCGACGGCATCACGCCGTTGAGTGTGCTCGGCGCCAGTGGTGATCCCGAAATGCCGGGGTTGGGTTTCCGTTACGATACCGATGAGCGCTGGCCGCTGCCGAACGTCACCGGCTTGCCCGGAGTGTTCGAGGGCTTTTGCCCGCCGCATTACCAAAACATGCGCGCCGCGGTGGAAGCCTTTGTCAAGCGCAAATTCGGCGCCGGCGGCCCATTCAATCCCAACACGCCGGGGCCGTATCGCGAAAATGCTCGCGTGCGCGGCGCCGGCAAAGTTCACAGCGAAGAGTTCAAAGAATGCGTGGCCACCATGGCGCAATACGTGTTCGATCAATTCGGCAAATTTCCCGGCACCGTGCCCTCGATCTTCATTCTGACTTATTTGCAGGCGCATCATCTCGATCTGGAGTTCTACGACAAGCACTTCACTGCCGGCGCGTATTTGGAAACGCACGCGCGGCATCAGGAGCTGTGGCATCGGATGTAGGGCAGAGGGCATAGAGCAGAGAGCATAGAGCAAAGGGCATAGAGCAAAGGGCAGGGGGCAAAGAGCAGAGGGCAAAGAGCAGAGAGCAGAGAGCAAAAGCGCCATGCCCCATGCGCCATGCCCCTTGCCCTTCGCCCTCAGCGTCGCGTGCACGTTCGACGTTACCCGCTAGCAAGGCGGCGCTTTGCAGAAACTCAACAAGGAAATCATCATGCTGACCGTTAATCTGAACAAACTCGCATTGACCGAGTTCACGGGAAAAACCAATCCCAAGCAACATTGTCGCGCAACTTTTCCGCTGCTTGGTGCGCTGGGCACCAAGAATTCTGCGGCAGTGTATTTCGAGCTGGAGCCGGGAGATAGTCTGGGCCGCCACACCGATAGCGCTGAAGAATCGTTGCTGATTCTCGCCGGCGAGGTGGAAGTCAGCGTCGGTGGGGAAGAAGGCCGGCTTAGCCAGGGCGAAATCGCCGTGGTGCCCACCATGGTGCCGCATGATCTGCGCAACGTCGGGAATGAAACCGCGAAGGTGCTCGGCTTTTTCGGCGGCGCAAATGACATCGTGGCGACCTTTGATGAGGTCTGGTTGCCGACGAACTCGAATATGGTGGAGACTGCCGTGATGGCTGGTTGAAGAAGAACAACTGTCTTGAGAGATACACGATGCCAAGTCAGAAAACACGATTAGCCGCCATCGCCCTGTTGATGTTGAACGCGAGCTTGGATCCGGTTCATGCTGCGCCACGGCAGAATCCGCAGCTCTCCTCCACCATACAAACCGGGAGCATTCAGGTGGGCGATTTGAATCGCACTTTTCTCTATCATGTGCCCAAATTATTGCAGGCGAACCCACCGCTGGTTTTCGTGTTTCATGCCGGCAATATTGATGCAGAACAAATGCGTGCGATTACTGGCTATGAATTTGAACGGCTGGCGGAGATGAACGGCTTCATCGTGGTTTATCCCAACGGTTTTGAGAAAAGTTGGAACGACTGCCGCCAGCGCGCGCCGTATCCGGCCAATTTGAAGCAGGTCGATGACCCCGTCTTCGTCCGCGCGTTGATTCGCCACTTGCGCGCCGAGTTCGGCGTGGATTCCTCCCGCGTCTTTGCGATGGGTTTCTCCAACGGGGCCCACCTGGCCTATCGGCTGGCGTTGGAAATGCCAGATGAAATTGCGGCGATTGCGGCGATCGGCGCGAATCTGCCAACTGAGGACAACTGTGATTGTTTCCATTCGCAACGGCCGCTGGCGGTGATGATTGTAAACGGCGATCAGGATCGCATCAATCCCTATGCCGGCGGAATGGTGACTCTGCCTTCCGGCGATCATCTCGGTGCCGTGCGTTCTGCCCTGGAGACGGCTGATGACTTTCGCCGATTGGCCGGGCATGAAGTTGAACCAGTAGCCCATCGCTATCCGGACGGCGACGGCAATGCCGAAACCTGGGTGGAACGTCTCACTTGGGATGGCGCGGGCTTGCCGGAAGTCAGTCTGCTCACGGTTCATGGCGGCGGACACACGATTGCGCAGACCAAGTTCCAGTTCCCTGAAATCTATGGCGCAACCAATGCTGACCTCAACAGCTTGGAGGAAATCTGGAATTTCTTCGCTAGGCAAATGCAGAAACGCCGTGTTGAAGGATCATCGGTGAGGAGATAACGTCTCATGAGCGTGGCGGCAAAATCATCATCGTGGATGTTGACCACAAGACGCAAGATGCTTGGCGCGCTGCTGCTGGGCGCCGGCACGATGCTTTCCGGTTTCAAGATGAACGCGCTCGGCGAACGCGCCAGACACAAAGGCAAGGTGCTTTTGGACCGCCTACCCAAGATTCCGCCGGGTTTGGAAGAGGCGGTGCGTATGCCGTTCATCGAAGTGCTGCACGGTCGCCGCTCCCGTCGTTTTCCGTTGGGAGCCGAGATCAAAGACGGTCCGTTCCAATTCAAGTCCCAACACGAACCCCTGCCGCTGAGTGAATTGGAGCAGATGCTGGTACTCACCGCGACCGCCGGCAATACGGGATGGCATCATCTCATTCCCCACAATTCCAATTATCTGCCGCATATCCCGAACTACGCCGGCGCGGCGGGCGGTCGCACTTTTCCCTCCGGCGGCGGCATTCATACGACGGAGTTTTTCTATACGGATGACAATGGCGTGTACTTTCTTCCCACGCGTGACGCACCCTCGCTGCTCGAACGTGATGGTGACGGCGCCATGGATTTGAATGCGTATTTGCAGGCCCATCGGTCACGCCTCCGCAAGCTTTCGGATAAGCGTTTGCACATCCCGGCACATCCGGCGCACATCGAGATGCACAACCCATGGTGCGCCAACCGGCCCGGCAGCACGCTGATCATCCCGGTGGTTGATCTCGCGCAACATCACTTGCTGAACTTCTGCTATCTCGTTCAGAACGGCGCCTGCATTTACGACGATATCAATCAGCGCGCGATTCCGGGAATGGCGCGTTTCAAGAACATTGTAGACGTGGAGCATCCGTATCCGCTCAGCTTTTTGGAGCAAATCACGCTGCAAGAGGCCTCGGTTGAGGTCGGCACGGCGTGTTACGCCGGCATGCTCATGCTGCAGGCGATTGGCCTCGGCGGCTGGACTTATGCCGGCATCAATCCGTTCAGCGTGCTCGGCGCCAGCGGCGATCCGGAGGTGCCGGGGCTGGGCTTCCGATTCGATACCGATGAGCGCTGGCCGTTGCCGAACGTCACCGGTCTTGCGGGGGTCTTCGAAGGCCTTTGCCCGCCGCATTTTTCGGATATGCGAGCAGCAGTCGAAAGCGTCGTTCAGCGCAAGTTCGGTCCTGGCGGCCCATTCCATCGTGAAACGCCAGGACCATATCGCGACAACGCGAAGATGCGCAGCAGCGCGAAGGTACACGATGAAGAGTTCAAAGACTGTGTGACGACGATGGCACAATACACCTACGACCAATTTGGAAGATGCCCCGGAACGGCTTCTTCGATCTTCGTGATGATGTACCTGCAGGCGCATCACCTGGATTTGGAATTCTATGACAAATACTACACTCCGAATTCGTATCTGGAAACGCACGCGCGGCATCATGAATGGTGGCATGGGGCGTAGGGCATGGGGCAGAGGGCAAAGAGCAAAGCGCAAGAAAACGCGTTGCGCCACGCCCCTGGCCCACTACCCAAAACATGCTGGAAATCACTTATGACCGAGGAGATTCTCTTTCAACGCGGAACGACTTACGTCCGCCGGCTCCGGCTGGCGCCGGGCGAAGCCATACCTTGGCGTCGCGATCCGGATCACCGCGCCGGCGTGATCTCGCGGGGCGACGCGCTCGCCATCGAATACCGGCATGGCGAGCAGCGCGAGCGCTTCACGGTCAAGTCCGGGCAAGTG
The window above is part of the bacterium genome. Proteins encoded here:
- a CDS encoding polyhydroxybutyrate depolymerase, producing the protein MPSQKTRLAAIALLMLNASLDPVHAAPRQNPQLSSTIQTGSIQVGDLNRTFLYHVPKLLQANPPLVFVFHAGNIDAEQMRAITGYEFERLAEMNGFIVVYPNGFEKSWNDCRQRAPYPANLKQVDDPVFVRALIRHLRAEFGVDSSRVFAMGFSNGAHLAYRLALEMPDEIAAIAAIGANLPTEDNCDCFHSQRPLAVMIVNGDQDRINPYAGGMVTLPSGDHLGAVRSALETADDFRRLAGHEVEPVAHRYPDGDGNAETWVERLTWDGAGLPEVSLLTVHGGGHTIAQTKFQFPEIYGATNADLNSLEEIWNFFARQMQKRRVEGSSVRR
- a CDS encoding cupin domain-containing protein; amino-acid sequence: MLTVNLNKLALTEFTGKTNPKQHCRATFPLLGALGTKNSAAVYFELEPGDSLGRHTDSAEESLLILAGEVEVSVGGEEGRLSQGEIAVVPTMVPHDLRNVGNETAKVLGFFGGANDIVATFDEVWLPTNSNMVETAVMAG